Proteins from a genomic interval of Perognathus longimembris pacificus isolate PPM17 chromosome 14, ASM2315922v1, whole genome shotgun sequence:
- the Homez gene encoding homeobox and leucine zipper protein Homez, whose protein sequence is MAASRAPRSGSTTLCSRPTSEPCGAPAKWRVAAAGGAAMPPGEEAGRPAGAPAGLVCLPPLSEEVRLVWTPAAQTSELDGHEQLLRTFSHFPYPSLADLALLCLRCALPVEKVKAWFMAQRLRCGISWSAEEIEETRARVLFHRDQLHFRSLLPFAPRAPPPPPPGARSPRKAKRKTKEQLAVLKAFFLRCQWARREDYLRLQRATGLPRPEIIQWFGDTRYALKHGQLRWFRENAAAAAPGPARRCAEPPSPAPAEVVVCLDEEDDEEEEELPEDEDGEEDEDDEDEEDATMLRD, encoded by the exons ATGGCCGCCTCCCGGGCTCCCCGGAGCGGCTCAACAACTTTGTGTTCCCGACCCACTTCGGAGCCCTGTGGAGCGCCTGCGAAATGGAGGGTGGCAG CGGCAGGCGGGGCCGCGATGCCCCCCGGCGAGGAggcgggccggccggccggggcccCCGCGGGCCTGGTGTGCCTGCCCCCGCTGTCGGAGGAGGTGCGGCTGGTGTGGACGCCGGCGGCGCAGACGAGCGAGCTGGACGGCCACGAGCAGCTGCTGCGGACCTTCAGCCACTTCCCCTACCCGAGCCTGGCGGACCTGGCGCTGCTGTGCCTGCGCTGCGCGCTGCCCGTGGAGAAGGTCAAGGCCTGGTTCATGGCGCAGCGGCTGCGCTGCGGCATCAGCTGGTCGGCCGAGGAGATCGAGGAgacgcgcgcgcgcgtgctcTTCCACCGCGACCAGCTGCACTTCCGCTCGCTCCTGCCCTTCGCGCcgcgcgcgcccccgccgccgccgcc GGGCGCGCGCAGCCCGCGCAAGGCCAAGCGCAAGACCAAGGAGCAGCTGGCCGTGCTCAAGGCCTTCTTCCTGCGCTGCCAGTGGGCGCGCCGCGAGGACTACCTGCGGCTGCAGCGCGCCACCGGCCTGCCCCGCCCCGAGATCATCCAGTGGTTCGGGGACACGCGCTACGCCCTCAAGCACGGCCAGCTGCGGTGGTTCCGCGAgaacgccgccgccgccgcc cccggccccgcgcgccgctGTGCGGAGCCGCCGTCCCCGGCGCCCGCGGAGGTGGTGGTCTGTCTGGATGAAGAggacgacgaggaggaggaggagctgccgGAGGACGAGGACggcgaggaggacgaggacgacgaggacgaggaggacgcgACGATGCTGCGGGACTGA